In Chitinophaga sp. HK235, a single window of DNA contains:
- a CDS encoding TonB-dependent receptor, with protein MQIFTKGEPVPGSHARLGRPSIRILFKLMRYSSMLMLFGCMLCATLEARTSNAQMLKDVKISLDVKNEPLKAVLKKIETATSFSFVYNPDQLWLKEKVSLSSRETTVDKVLHLLLDSRQIIFRQNDNHIILLRNEQPPALKVPATSHPVVRPPGPGPVSGRVTSIEGAPMPGVNIRIKGSSKGVVTDAGGNYSIHVDKETVLIFSSLGFQTREMPVPGATVLNVQMAVDVTGLNDVVVVGYGTQKKMDLTGAVSTVDVKKNLRSRPITDVARGLQGVVPGLTITTNSGDLGQEPRIRLRGLRGSLNTGNTGAKPLILVDNVEIPSLQMINPEDIESISVLKDAASASIYGTRGAFGVVLITTKTGKRNTAARISYSNNMSWAKPTVLPEIAGGAEGAEATLAALRRANPDAQQFGVLGMWYDDASIRKIREWEKQYSGQNLGDEMVMGRDFDTIGGRLYFYRPWDAGKMYMRDWSPQQKHDINVSGGSASTSYNLGLGYLSQKGVIKVNPDKYTRYNLNLGVNTTVNQWVDIRSKILVSNTTTTTPYNFSSGAYNPWYYLYRWPATYPYGTYQGKDFRSAPTEVKQASLDEDKSNLSRLSVGTTIKVIEGLTIDADYTYSSTNRHLHQTGGGTMGWNFWSYNGRNLEYQQYQNVSQNKVRYYSGWSNINTGKAFATYVKNIKDHAFKVIAGSDVELYKFTDQSSERRGLLSSDKGEIPLATGDQFVDGSSNAWSTLGFFGRLNYAYKDKYLLEVNGRYDGSSRFPRNNQWGFFPSVSAGYVISEEPFMKPLRNELSFFKIRGSYGSIGNQVVGSNRFLSTMSASNSNWLLPGANQVMMGTPTVLSPVLTWETVRTLDIGTDIRLLKDKVGITFDWFQRTTANMITAGVTLPSSFGASAPVRNFGEMRGTGWELGIDFSHTFSNGLHIGVMATLSDVKEKITRFSSATRALPGTIEEANGTYYEGMTVGEIWGYVTDRLFTEDDFMGKDANGRWIPKPGIASQKKLETSPFFFGPGDVKYKDLNGDSVIFNGSNTVEDPGDKKIIGNSTPRYLYGVRISADWKGFDLDLFFQGVGKRDFWATGPIVFPGFNASEAWYKNGMDYWKPDNPNAFYPRPASYGGTINRWNYQPQTRYLLNMAYLRMKNITVGYTLPSSLTKRIHLDRVRLYFSGENLFEFDHLKAPIDPEVDFNQSQLDSDPSGYGRVYPYRRSFSGGLQVTF; from the coding sequence ATGCAAATTTTTACAAAGGGAGAGCCTGTGCCCGGCAGCCATGCACGCCTCGGACGGCCCTCTATCCGAATCCTGTTTAAGCTTATGCGCTACTCATCAATGCTTATGCTGTTTGGCTGTATGCTCTGTGCCACCCTGGAAGCACGTACCTCCAACGCTCAAATGCTGAAAGATGTAAAAATCAGCCTGGATGTAAAAAATGAACCGCTTAAGGCGGTACTGAAGAAAATAGAAACTGCCACCAGCTTCAGTTTTGTCTATAACCCCGATCAGCTTTGGCTGAAGGAGAAGGTCTCTCTTTCTTCCCGCGAAACCACAGTAGACAAAGTATTACACCTGTTGCTGGACTCCAGGCAGATCATCTTCCGGCAGAATGACAATCATATCATCCTGCTCAGAAATGAGCAGCCACCTGCGCTGAAAGTCCCTGCCACATCTCATCCTGTAGTGAGACCACCGGGGCCAGGCCCCGTATCGGGCCGCGTAACATCGATAGAAGGTGCACCCATGCCGGGTGTGAACATACGCATCAAAGGCAGTTCCAAAGGGGTAGTCACAGATGCCGGCGGCAACTATTCTATCCATGTAGATAAAGAAACAGTACTCATCTTCTCCTCCCTGGGCTTTCAAACCAGGGAGATGCCCGTTCCGGGAGCTACCGTCCTCAATGTGCAGATGGCTGTAGATGTGACAGGTCTGAATGATGTGGTGGTAGTAGGTTACGGTACCCAGAAAAAAATGGACCTCACCGGGGCTGTATCTACAGTAGACGTAAAGAAAAATCTGCGTTCCCGCCCTATCACAGATGTGGCCCGCGGACTGCAGGGCGTGGTACCGGGACTTACTATTACCACCAACTCAGGAGACCTGGGACAGGAGCCCCGTATCCGTCTCAGAGGACTGCGCGGATCGCTCAATACCGGCAATACCGGCGCAAAACCACTGATACTGGTAGATAACGTGGAGATCCCCAGTCTGCAGATGATCAACCCCGAAGATATTGAGTCTATTTCTGTGCTGAAAGATGCGGCATCTGCCTCTATCTACGGTACCCGCGGCGCTTTCGGCGTAGTGCTCATTACCACCAAAACGGGCAAAAGAAATACGGCCGCCCGCATTTCCTATTCCAATAATATGTCCTGGGCCAAACCAACTGTGCTACCTGAAATCGCCGGTGGGGCGGAAGGAGCCGAAGCCACCCTCGCTGCTCTGCGCCGTGCTAACCCCGATGCTCAACAGTTTGGTGTATTGGGAATGTGGTATGATGATGCCTCCATCCGGAAAATACGCGAGTGGGAAAAACAATACAGCGGCCAAAACCTCGGCGATGAAATGGTGATGGGCCGCGACTTCGACACCATCGGTGGCAGACTATACTTCTACCGCCCCTGGGACGCCGGTAAAATGTATATGCGTGATTGGTCTCCCCAGCAAAAACATGATATCAACGTCAGCGGCGGAAGTGCCAGCACCAGCTATAATCTCGGCCTCGGTTATCTCAGCCAGAAAGGCGTGATCAAAGTCAATCCGGATAAATATACCCGCTACAACCTCAACCTCGGCGTCAACACCACTGTCAATCAATGGGTGGACATCCGCAGTAAAATCCTGGTGTCCAACACAACGACGACTACACCCTATAATTTCAGCAGCGGTGCTTACAACCCCTGGTATTACCTGTACCGCTGGCCGGCTACTTATCCCTATGGTACCTATCAGGGAAAAGACTTCAGAAGTGCGCCCACAGAGGTGAAACAGGCCAGTCTGGATGAAGATAAAAGTAACCTGTCCAGACTGTCGGTAGGTACCACCATCAAAGTAATCGAGGGCCTCACAATTGATGCAGACTATACCTATTCTTCTACCAACAGGCATCTGCATCAAACCGGTGGTGGCACTATGGGATGGAATTTCTGGTCCTACAATGGCAGAAATCTTGAATATCAGCAATACCAGAACGTTTCGCAAAACAAGGTCCGCTATTATTCCGGCTGGAGCAACATCAATACCGGCAAGGCTTTCGCTACCTATGTGAAAAATATTAAAGATCACGCTTTTAAAGTAATCGCCGGCAGTGATGTTGAGCTGTATAAATTTACCGACCAGTCTTCTGAAAGAAGAGGACTGCTATCTTCCGATAAAGGTGAAATACCACTGGCCACCGGCGACCAGTTTGTAGATGGATCCAGCAATGCCTGGTCTACCCTCGGTTTCTTCGGTCGCCTTAACTATGCTTATAAAGACAAATACCTCCTCGAAGTAAACGGACGTTATGATGGCTCCTCCCGTTTTCCGCGCAATAACCAATGGGGTTTCTTTCCCTCGGTATCTGCAGGTTATGTTATCAGTGAAGAGCCTTTCATGAAACCACTGCGCAATGAGCTGTCATTTTTCAAAATCAGAGGTTCTTATGGTTCCATCGGCAATCAGGTAGTGGGCTCCAACCGTTTCCTTTCTACCATGTCTGCTTCCAATTCCAACTGGCTGCTGCCCGGAGCTAATCAGGTCATGATGGGCACACCCACTGTTTTGTCGCCTGTCCTTACCTGGGAAACTGTCCGCACATTGGACATCGGCACGGATATACGACTGCTGAAAGATAAGGTAGGCATCACTTTCGACTGGTTCCAGCGTACTACCGCCAATATGATCACTGCAGGTGTCACGCTGCCGTCTTCTTTCGGGGCCAGTGCGCCGGTACGTAACTTCGGAGAGATGCGGGGCACCGGCTGGGAGCTGGGCATCGATTTTAGCCATACGTTCAGTAACGGGTTGCACATTGGTGTGATGGCCACACTTTCAGATGTGAAGGAAAAAATCACCCGCTTCTCCAGCGCTACCAGAGCGTTACCTGGCACCATAGAAGAAGCCAACGGTACTTATTATGAAGGAATGACCGTAGGAGAAATATGGGGATATGTGACCGACCGCCTTTTCACGGAAGATGATTTTATGGGTAAAGATGCCAACGGACGCTGGATTCCCAAGCCTGGTATTGCCTCTCAGAAAAAACTGGAGACATCACCTTTTTTCTTCGGCCCCGGTGACGTGAAATACAAAGACCTCAACGGCGACTCTGTCATCTTCAACGGTTCCAATACGGTAGAAGACCCCGGAGATAAAAAGATCATCGGCAACTCCACCCCCCGTTATCTTTACGGTGTGCGTATCAGTGCCGACTGGAAAGGATTTGATCTCGATTTATTCTTCCAGGGTGTAGGTAAAAGAGACTTCTGGGCCACCGGACCTATCGTTTTCCCCGGCTTCAATGCCAGCGAGGCCTGGTATAAAAACGGTATGGACTACTGGAAACCGGATAATCCCAATGCGTTTTATCCCCGTCCTGCTTCTTATGGCGGCACTATCAACCGCTGGAACTATCAGCCGCAGACAAGGTACCTGCTCAATATGGCTTATCTCAGAATGAAGAATATAACGGTAGGGTATACACTACCATCATCTCTCACCAAAAGAATACACCTCGATAGGGTTCGCCTGTATTTCAGCGGGGAAAACCTCTTTGAGTTTGATCATCTGAAAGCGCCGATAGACCCGGAAGTGGATTTTAATCAGTCTCAGCTCGACAGTGATCCTTCCGGCTATGGCCGTGTGTATCCTTACCGCAGGTCTTTCTCTGGTGGCCTGCAGGTTACTTTTTAA
- a CDS encoding FecR family protein, whose amino-acid sequence MFTNYMAVEDNEQLKYLYERYLHNQCSREELQAFFNLVNALPDETLIHSLLSRTWDEAAWPPLADMPSSPLDFPAGSEEQLKPLTKRFAGWWKAAALVAGAGLLLWGWSQLRSRPVTYTEKTTAAGQQLQVVLPDSSVVWLHAASKLRYAEQFRNGNREVTLEGKAFFDIRPGPQPFVVHSGGLITTVLGTSFNIDAYRNSEHIAVTVISGRVKVADSLKVLDILLPAQQISYDRRRQVFAKTTADTTACLAWKAGKIRFEEETMGAIADELQRWYGVQFLFKDPALRNCRYTASFDNNVSLEKLLDVICAVNNIQYRINQSESTVTLSGKGCP is encoded by the coding sequence ATGTTTACTAATTACATGGCTGTGGAAGACAACGAACAACTGAAATACCTATACGAACGTTACCTGCACAACCAATGCAGCAGGGAGGAGCTGCAGGCTTTTTTTAACCTGGTGAATGCTTTGCCGGATGAAACGCTGATCCACTCTTTGTTATCCCGTACCTGGGATGAGGCAGCGTGGCCGCCACTGGCCGATATGCCATCGTCACCCTTAGATTTTCCTGCCGGATCGGAGGAGCAGTTGAAGCCTTTGACAAAGCGTTTCGCGGGATGGTGGAAAGCGGCTGCCCTAGTGGCGGGAGCGGGACTGTTACTGTGGGGCTGGAGCCAGCTGCGCTCACGTCCCGTGACATACACGGAAAAAACGACAGCAGCCGGCCAGCAGCTGCAAGTAGTACTGCCAGACAGTTCGGTGGTATGGCTGCATGCTGCCAGCAAACTACGTTATGCTGAACAATTCCGTAACGGCAACCGGGAAGTAACCCTCGAAGGCAAGGCCTTCTTTGATATCCGGCCGGGCCCTCAGCCCTTTGTGGTGCACAGTGGCGGGCTCATCACTACCGTATTGGGAACCTCCTTTAATATCGATGCCTATCGTAACAGTGAACATATAGCCGTCACCGTTATCAGCGGCCGGGTAAAGGTGGCCGATTCGCTGAAAGTGCTCGACATCCTGCTGCCTGCCCAGCAGATCAGCTACGACCGGCGCCGGCAGGTATTTGCCAAAACAACAGCCGACACTACTGCCTGCCTGGCCTGGAAAGCAGGCAAAATAAGATTTGAAGAAGAAACCATGGGGGCCATCGCAGATGAACTGCAACGCTGGTATGGCGTACAGTTCCTGTTCAAAGACCCCGCCCTGCGTAACTGCAGGTATACGGCCTCTTTTGATAATAATGTCAGTCTGGAAAAATTACTGGATGTAATCTGCGCTGTTAATAATATACAATACAGGATCAACCAATCGGAATCTACCGTTACACTTTCGGGGAAAGGATGCCCTTAA
- a CDS encoding RNA polymerase sigma factor, whose product MEYAIPNESVLISRVIEGDKDAFREIYDHYRAHIFAYAYHLTKSKETAHEIVQQVFIRLWLKREQINPALHFGGYIKKATLNHVLNFIRKTAREQQLQEKVYQRMEAMRNTTEEELVMKELQQVYRAAIDKLPPQKKLIYCLSRHDELTHEEIAQKLNISKYTVNNHLVEALRLVRQYVHAHADMAGFLVALLLREWL is encoded by the coding sequence ATGGAGTATGCCATACCGAACGAATCCGTTCTCATCAGCAGAGTGATCGAAGGGGACAAGGATGCCTTCCGGGAGATCTATGATCATTACCGGGCCCATATCTTTGCGTATGCCTATCATCTTACCAAATCAAAGGAAACAGCACACGAAATTGTACAACAGGTGTTTATCCGCCTCTGGCTCAAGCGGGAACAGATCAACCCAGCCCTGCATTTCGGCGGATATATCAAAAAAGCAACACTCAACCATGTACTGAACTTTATCCGGAAAACCGCGAGGGAACAGCAGTTGCAGGAAAAGGTATATCAACGGATGGAGGCCATGAGAAATACCACGGAAGAAGAACTGGTGATGAAAGAGCTGCAACAGGTATACAGAGCGGCCATCGATAAGTTGCCACCACAGAAAAAACTGATCTACTGCCTGAGCCGTCATGATGAACTTACCCACGAAGAAATTGCACAGAAGCTGAATATATCCAAATATACAGTCAACAATCACCTGGTGGAGGCGCTCCGCCTGGTTCGCCAATACGTGCATGCCCATGCCGATATGGCCGGTTTCCTGGTAGCACTGCTGCTCCGGGAATGGTTATAA
- a CDS encoding long-chain fatty acid--CoA ligase — protein sequence MSALPRHRLFDAVKFQLEKFPKQDMLAAKIKGSWKTFSTASVSETVNRFSAGLLQLGVGGNDFTPEGADKIAIISNNRPEWIFTDLAVQQTGAVLVPLYPTTNPAEIQFILNDAAVKYIFVSSKEMLEKIRDIRDGVPSLKEIYSFDEIPGATHWSSIPDMATPALLERVESVKASIDPDHLATIIYTSGTTGTPKGVMLTHNNIASNVAYSKVSFPFDDAPQQKVLSFLPLNHIFEKTVTYIYLFSGIGIYYAESIDTIGDNLKEICPDGFTTVPRLLEKVFEKIMATGNNLTGIKRRLFFWAVSLGGKYDNIVSGGPWYNLQLSIANKLVFSKWRAALGNNISYIVTGGAACQEKLLRIFNAARIPVYEGYGPTENSPVISVNRRVPGGTKFGTVGPPIEGIEVKLEEDGEICVKGTTVMKGYYKRPDLTADTVIDGWLHTGDIGVWVDNKYLKITDRKKELFKTSGGKYVAPQPIENKFKESPFIEQIMVVGEGRKFTGALIVPAFAYLKFWMNKQNIPFTTHQEAIARPEVQEVYQKVVNDYNQYFNHVEQIKRFELLPEEWSIAGGEMTPKLSLKRKVVLEKYKSAIEKIYQNE from the coding sequence ATGAGTGCTCTCCCGAGGCATAGGCTTTTCGACGCAGTAAAATTTCAGCTGGAGAAATTCCCGAAACAGGATATGCTGGCCGCCAAGATCAAGGGCAGCTGGAAGACTTTCAGTACCGCCAGTGTCAGTGAAACAGTGAACCGCTTCAGTGCCGGCTTATTGCAGTTAGGTGTTGGCGGCAATGATTTTACTCCTGAAGGCGCAGACAAAATCGCCATTATCAGCAACAACAGGCCGGAATGGATATTTACAGACCTGGCCGTACAACAGACCGGCGCCGTACTGGTACCGCTGTATCCTACCACCAACCCTGCCGAAATACAATTTATTCTGAATGATGCTGCCGTGAAGTATATCTTCGTTAGCAGCAAGGAGATGCTGGAAAAAATCAGGGATATACGGGATGGAGTACCATCACTTAAAGAAATCTATTCTTTTGATGAGATTCCCGGAGCTACCCACTGGAGCAGCATTCCGGATATGGCCACTCCTGCGCTGCTGGAAAGGGTGGAATCTGTCAAAGCCAGCATCGATCCGGATCATCTGGCTACCATTATCTATACTTCCGGTACTACCGGCACACCTAAAGGTGTGATGCTGACCCATAACAACATCGCTTCCAACGTGGCCTACTCAAAAGTCAGTTTTCCTTTTGACGATGCCCCGCAGCAAAAGGTGCTCAGCTTTCTCCCCCTTAATCACATCTTCGAGAAAACGGTTACCTATATCTATCTTTTCAGTGGTATCGGTATCTATTATGCCGAAAGTATTGATACCATTGGCGATAACCTGAAGGAAATTTGTCCGGATGGATTTACCACTGTGCCCCGCCTGCTGGAGAAAGTATTTGAAAAAATTATGGCTACCGGCAATAACCTCACCGGCATCAAGCGCAGGCTGTTCTTCTGGGCTGTATCGCTGGGAGGAAAATATGACAATATCGTCAGCGGTGGCCCCTGGTACAATTTACAGCTGAGCATCGCCAACAAACTCGTATTCAGCAAATGGCGGGCGGCCCTGGGCAATAACATCAGCTACATCGTTACCGGCGGCGCAGCCTGCCAGGAAAAACTGCTGCGTATTTTTAATGCAGCACGGATACCGGTATACGAAGGTTATGGTCCTACTGAAAACAGTCCCGTTATCAGTGTTAACCGCAGAGTACCCGGCGGCACCAAATTCGGCACCGTAGGCCCTCCTATCGAAGGCATCGAAGTAAAACTGGAAGAAGATGGTGAAATATGCGTAAAAGGTACTACCGTGATGAAAGGCTACTACAAACGCCCGGACCTCACTGCAGACACCGTAATCGACGGATGGCTGCATACCGGTGATATCGGTGTATGGGTAGACAACAAATACCTGAAAATCACCGACCGTAAAAAAGAGCTTTTCAAAACAAGCGGTGGTAAATATGTAGCTCCTCAGCCTATTGAAAACAAATTCAAGGAAAGTCCGTTCATTGAGCAGATCATGGTAGTGGGTGAAGGCAGGAAATTTACCGGCGCACTAATTGTACCGGCATTTGCCTATCTCAAATTCTGGATGAACAAACAAAATATTCCTTTCACTACCCACCAGGAAGCCATTGCCCGTCCTGAAGTACAGGAAGTTTACCAGAAAGTGGTCAACGACTACAATCAGTACTTCAATCATGTGGAACAGATCAAACGATTTGAACTACTGCCGGAAGAATGGAGTATTGCAGGTGGTGAGATGACTCCTAAGTTAAGTCTGAAGCGTAAAGTAGTGCTTGAAAAATATAAAAGCGCCATCGAAAAAATCTATCAGAACGAATAA
- a CDS encoding DoxX family protein, with protein MYREIIHELLATDKSWTALILRLTLGMVLFPHAVQKMFGWFRGPGLTGEMKFMTEVAGLPAFVAMIAIFVECSGMFCLLTGTATRAMAIALFGLFTGMIICIHRKNGFFMNWFGKLSAGQEGFEFHLLVLGICLVLMITGGGKYSVDSWWLAGAH; from the coding sequence ATGTACAGGGAAATAATCCATGAATTACTGGCAACAGACAAGAGCTGGACAGCTTTGATATTAAGACTTACACTGGGAATGGTATTGTTTCCGCATGCTGTACAGAAAATGTTCGGATGGTTCCGCGGACCTGGTTTGACAGGAGAAATGAAGTTTATGACTGAAGTAGCCGGCCTGCCAGCTTTTGTTGCGATGATAGCTATTTTTGTAGAATGTTCCGGCATGTTTTGTTTGCTCACGGGAACGGCTACACGGGCAATGGCGATAGCTCTTTTCGGACTGTTTACAGGCATGATTATCTGCATCCACAGGAAAAACGGTTTCTTCATGAACTGGTTTGGTAAACTGTCTGCAGGGCAGGAGGGATTTGAATTTCATCTGCTGGTACTGGGTATATGCCTGGTGCTGATGATAACGGGTGGGGGTAAATACTCCGTAGATAGCTGGTGGCTGGCAGGGGCTCATTGA
- a CDS encoding Crp/Fnr family transcriptional regulator, whose amino-acid sequence MYSLLLQHINRYVQLNEEELHAFCNALELKKLRRHHFLLQEGDICKRDYFVIKGGLRQYETDKEGKERIIHFGFENWWITDRHSLITQTPSIYNIEALEPTEVLQINKTTLETLYDRIPRLERYFHLVLQESFALWQQRILQLQKPAEEKYRAFQAEYGAIEQRLPQQYIASYLGITRETLSRIRSQQ is encoded by the coding sequence ATGTATTCATTATTGCTTCAACATATCAACCGGTATGTCCAACTGAATGAAGAGGAGCTGCACGCATTCTGTAATGCCCTGGAACTGAAAAAACTACGGCGGCATCACTTTCTGCTTCAGGAAGGCGATATCTGTAAACGTGATTATTTCGTGATTAAAGGCGGCCTTCGCCAATACGAAACAGACAAGGAAGGGAAGGAGCGTATTATTCATTTTGGCTTCGAAAACTGGTGGATCACCGACCGCCACAGCCTGATCACACAAACACCTTCCATCTATAACATAGAAGCCCTGGAGCCCACGGAAGTGCTCCAGATCAATAAAACAACCCTGGAAACGTTGTATGACCGAATACCCCGCCTGGAACGTTATTTCCATCTGGTATTACAGGAATCTTTTGCCTTATGGCAACAGCGCATCCTGCAACTGCAGAAGCCGGCAGAAGAAAAATACCGGGCATTTCAGGCTGAATATGGCGCCATAGAACAGCGGCTGCCACAACAATACATCGCTTCTTACCTGGGCATCACGAGAGAAACCCTTAGCCGTATCCGTAGCCAGCAATAG
- a CDS encoding helix-turn-helix domain-containing protein has translation MDQAYQHFSIPVTPDFESVFSHFYFAENTGDTAITKTLLPSYQTILVFIFGGKAVLHSRQDTQLDIDQCIVLGPIRQAFDYTLVPGIRMLVANFKDDAFFRFFGNAAPEKETPQHPDQLLEDNCFTHLWAALGQIDQPARQVAYILEFCRPYLQQQHPLSEKLAGFRNDNLNPIKAIAGATGQSERNIQLHHKKQFGYTAKERLRYQRFMKAIQHLQQQLARGRTADWFELIDACGYYDQSQLIHDFKHYLHLSPTQYIKFQEDICVSQR, from the coding sequence ATGGACCAGGCATATCAGCATTTCAGTATTCCCGTGACACCGGATTTTGAATCCGTATTCTCTCATTTTTATTTTGCTGAAAATACAGGTGATACTGCTATTACCAAAACACTGCTACCTTCTTATCAAACTATCCTGGTTTTTATTTTTGGAGGCAAAGCGGTACTGCATTCCCGGCAGGATACCCAGCTGGATATTGACCAGTGTATTGTGTTGGGACCGATCAGGCAGGCGTTTGATTATACTTTGGTTCCTGGTATCCGCATGCTGGTAGCCAATTTCAAAGATGATGCCTTTTTCCGGTTCTTTGGTAATGCGGCCCCGGAGAAAGAAACACCACAACATCCGGACCAGCTGTTGGAAGACAACTGCTTCACCCATCTTTGGGCTGCATTGGGCCAGATAGACCAACCTGCCCGGCAAGTAGCATATATCCTTGAATTTTGCAGGCCCTATCTGCAGCAACAGCATCCATTATCAGAAAAGCTGGCTGGCTTCCGGAACGACAACCTGAATCCCATTAAAGCGATCGCCGGCGCTACAGGGCAGAGCGAGCGTAATATTCAACTGCATCACAAAAAACAATTTGGATACACCGCCAAAGAACGACTGCGGTATCAGCGCTTCATGAAGGCTATTCAACACCTTCAGCAGCAGCTGGCCAGGGGCCGGACAGCCGACTGGTTTGAGTTAATTGATGCCTGTGGTTATTACGATCAAAGCCAGCTGATACACGACTTTAAACATTACCTGCATCTGAGTCCTACGCAGTACATCAAATTCCAGGAAGATATCTGCGTTTCACAGCGCTGA
- a CDS encoding NAD(P)H-dependent oxidoreductase — protein MKHLIIYAHPNSDSLNSQLKQSLTAHLQENGHEVMIRDLYQLNFNPVLSLADMQGQRAGRVSEDVQQEQTFISEADCLTFIYPIWWTGLPAIMKGYIDRVFSYGFAYRYDQGVQKGLLGAKPTVIINTHGKSHAEYQAIGMGHALLLTSDKGIFTYSGLDIRKHFLFDRADRAGKEQIGEWTEQIRAAFAAPCPA, from the coding sequence ATGAAACATCTTATTATTTATGCCCATCCTAATTCCGATAGTCTCAACAGCCAGCTGAAACAATCACTGACAGCCCATTTGCAGGAGAATGGTCATGAAGTGATGATAAGAGACCTGTACCAGCTTAACTTTAACCCGGTCTTATCTTTAGCAGATATGCAAGGTCAGCGCGCAGGCCGCGTGAGTGAAGATGTACAACAGGAACAGACCTTTATCTCCGAAGCCGATTGTCTCACTTTTATTTATCCTATCTGGTGGACAGGCCTGCCTGCCATCATGAAGGGGTATATCGACCGGGTGTTTAGTTATGGCTTTGCCTACCGCTACGACCAGGGTGTTCAGAAAGGACTGCTGGGAGCCAAACCCACTGTGATTATTAACACACATGGTAAATCACATGCCGAATACCAGGCTATTGGAATGGGCCATGCCCTCCTGCTCACTTCAGACAAAGGCATCTTTACCTACAGCGGACTGGACATCAGGAAACACTTTTTATTTGACAGAGCAGACAGAGCGGGGAAAGAACAGATCGGGGAATGGACGGAGCAAATCAGGGCTGCATTTGCAGCACCTTGCCCTGCGTGA
- a CDS encoding S24 family peptidase: MNKYERLKNELETVGTGKMKAFGSSMLPILKNGTLLTFKKETEYAIGDIVFCKVKGRYIDAHKIIKKDVGKGFLIANNHGFENGWTKIIYGRVILGEYENRVIYNKAG, translated from the coding sequence ATGAACAAGTATGAAAGATTAAAAAACGAACTGGAAACAGTTGGAACAGGAAAAATGAAAGCATTCGGCTCTTCTATGTTACCCATTTTGAAAAACGGCACTTTACTCACCTTTAAAAAAGAAACGGAGTATGCTATTGGTGACATTGTATTTTGTAAAGTCAAAGGGCGTTATATTGATGCGCACAAAATCATTAAAAAAGATGTCGGCAAAGGCTTTCTCATAGCCAATAATCATGGTTTTGAAAATGGCTGGACCAAAATCATCTATGGAAGAGTGATATTGGGAGAGTATGAAAACAGGGTGATTTATAATAAAGCAGGATAA